One Coregonus clupeaformis isolate EN_2021a chromosome 33, ASM2061545v1, whole genome shotgun sequence DNA window includes the following coding sequences:
- the LOC121548564 gene encoding fos-related antigen 2 isoform X1, whose amino-acid sequence MFCPLHCECLLARGTSYRCANNSLTAPTERTMHQNHSTDHGTTLRGGKRAQLELSPDAINSWTSSKSQQYPAKTQLPSSSFIPTINAITSSQELQWMIQPAVLASKPGHCLRSHPYQPLDISSSLGPGSHTRLGVIRTVGNTHGRSRRSDQLNPAEEERRRLRRERNKMAAAKCRNHRKELTNQLQGETEELEKAQASLKTQVERLQEEREKLERMLVSHAPVCRLGCDGHPQAQPLPPLALTMYPTATSPLAQPLRPPPAVKQEPQEEMLFSFHHHEHCAIKPTYCHVEEYCPSVDCFTTPSTVSCSPAHVVDLSCPMLSHHHPSQGEQDRSESSFREEALPNDLLSKPLPGSDISLEDGLLGPRFSPTLLTL is encoded by the exons atgttttgtccactGCATTGTGAGTGTTTGTTGGCTCGTGGAACAAGTTATCGATGCGCAAATAACTCACTAACGGCGCCAACAGAACGGACCATGCATCAGAACCACTCCACGGACCACGGGACCACTCTCCGTGGCGGGAAAAGGGCTCAGCTCGAGCTCTCCCCCGATGCCATCAATAGTTGGACATCCTCAAAATCCCAACAG TATCCTGCCAAAACGCAGCTACCCAGCAGTTCCTTCATCCCCACCATCAATGCCATCACGTCCAGTCAGGAGCTGCAGTGGATGATCCAGCCAGCCGTCCTAGCCTCCAAGCCTGGCCACTGCCTACGCTCTCACCCCTACCAGCCCCTGGACATCAGCAGTAGCCTGGGGCCTGGGAGCCACACAAGGCTCGGGGTAATACGGACAGTGGGCAACACGCATGGAAGGAGCAGGCGGAGTGATCAG TTGAACCCagctgaagaggagaggagaaggttgaggagagagaggaacaagaTGGCTGCTGCCAAGTGTCGCAACCACAGGAAGGAGCTGACCAACCAACTGCAAGGA GAGACTGAAGAACTGGAGAAAGCGCAGGCCAGCTTGAAGACCCAGGTTGAGAGGctccaggaggagagagagaagctggAGCGCATGCTGGTGTCGCATGCCCCAGTGTGTCGACTGGGCTGTGACGGCCATCCCCAGGCCCAGCCACTGCCCCCTCTCGCCCTGACCATGTACCCCACAGCCACCTCCCCCCTGGCCCAACCCCTGAGGCCCCCTCCCGCGGTAAAGCAGGAGCCCCAGGAGGAGATGCTGTTCTCCTTTCACCACCATGAACACTGCGCCATCAAACCCACCTATTGCCATGTAGAAGAGTACTGTCCCAGTGTTGACTGCTTCACCACCCCATCCACGGTGAGCTGCAGCCCGGCCCATGTTGTGGATCTATCCTGTCCCATGCTGTCTCACCACCACCCCAGCCAGGGTGAGCAGGATAGGTCTGAGTCCTCATTCCGGGAAGAGGCCCTTCCCAACGACTTGCTCTCCAAGCCTCTCCCTGGCAGTGACATTAGTCTTGAGGATGGACTACTGGGACCAAGATTCTCCCCCACCTTGTTGACTCTGTAG
- the LOC121548564 gene encoding fos-related antigen 2 isoform X2, which produces MHQNHSTDHGTTLRGGKRAQLELSPDAINSWTSSKSQQYPAKTQLPSSSFIPTINAITSSQELQWMIQPAVLASKPGHCLRSHPYQPLDISSSLGPGSHTRLGVIRTVGNTHGRSRRSDQLNPAEEERRRLRRERNKMAAAKCRNHRKELTNQLQGETEELEKAQASLKTQVERLQEEREKLERMLVSHAPVCRLGCDGHPQAQPLPPLALTMYPTATSPLAQPLRPPPAVKQEPQEEMLFSFHHHEHCAIKPTYCHVEEYCPSVDCFTTPSTVSCSPAHVVDLSCPMLSHHHPSQGEQDRSESSFREEALPNDLLSKPLPGSDISLEDGLLGPRFSPTLLTL; this is translated from the exons ATGCATCAGAACCACTCCACGGACCACGGGACCACTCTCCGTGGCGGGAAAAGGGCTCAGCTCGAGCTCTCCCCCGATGCCATCAATAGTTGGACATCCTCAAAATCCCAACAG TATCCTGCCAAAACGCAGCTACCCAGCAGTTCCTTCATCCCCACCATCAATGCCATCACGTCCAGTCAGGAGCTGCAGTGGATGATCCAGCCAGCCGTCCTAGCCTCCAAGCCTGGCCACTGCCTACGCTCTCACCCCTACCAGCCCCTGGACATCAGCAGTAGCCTGGGGCCTGGGAGCCACACAAGGCTCGGGGTAATACGGACAGTGGGCAACACGCATGGAAGGAGCAGGCGGAGTGATCAG TTGAACCCagctgaagaggagaggagaaggttgaggagagagaggaacaagaTGGCTGCTGCCAAGTGTCGCAACCACAGGAAGGAGCTGACCAACCAACTGCAAGGA GAGACTGAAGAACTGGAGAAAGCGCAGGCCAGCTTGAAGACCCAGGTTGAGAGGctccaggaggagagagagaagctggAGCGCATGCTGGTGTCGCATGCCCCAGTGTGTCGACTGGGCTGTGACGGCCATCCCCAGGCCCAGCCACTGCCCCCTCTCGCCCTGACCATGTACCCCACAGCCACCTCCCCCCTGGCCCAACCCCTGAGGCCCCCTCCCGCGGTAAAGCAGGAGCCCCAGGAGGAGATGCTGTTCTCCTTTCACCACCATGAACACTGCGCCATCAAACCCACCTATTGCCATGTAGAAGAGTACTGTCCCAGTGTTGACTGCTTCACCACCCCATCCACGGTGAGCTGCAGCCCGGCCCATGTTGTGGATCTATCCTGTCCCATGCTGTCTCACCACCACCCCAGCCAGGGTGAGCAGGATAGGTCTGAGTCCTCATTCCGGGAAGAGGCCCTTCCCAACGACTTGCTCTCCAAGCCTCTCCCTGGCAGTGACATTAGTCTTGAGGATGGACTACTGGGACCAAGATTCTCCCCCACCTTGTTGACTCTGTAG